A window of the Bacteroidales bacterium genome harbors these coding sequences:
- a CDS encoding TIGR02221 family CRISPR-associated protein encodes MILLSFVGTGNYNETIYEWNGKKSVPVRVIIQALSEFFPFERIFVLMTEKSKETHYKELQTLPSFECISIPDGRNEDELWEIFEKIASSIPEYSELVIDVTHGFRSLPMLTLAVAVYLKVTKKVTIRHIFYGAYEARNTETNISPVFELTPFLDIITWSFATDYFIKIGKADQLKQITHEIQNTWYRQEKDYKPKGLKNLGNKLGDLSDALSLVRTFKVLDLARELPEAIEQSKKDVANIPQARPLASLLDQMAGTFKEMIVSKENNEDLKAQAAIVQYYLDTGQYQQAITLARELLVSEVCLLLKFHMINDRQCAEDILNEKNTEPLPSGLTPDKLIYLNELRALWKNFSDLRNDINHAGMRENPAAANVLITNTKENCSKVIQSIDRNN; translated from the coding sequence ATGATTCTCCTTTCCTTTGTCGGCACAGGCAATTATAATGAAACCATCTATGAATGGAATGGAAAAAAATCAGTTCCGGTTCGGGTTATAATTCAAGCGCTTTCTGAGTTTTTCCCTTTTGAGAGAATATTTGTTCTGATGACGGAAAAGTCAAAAGAAACACACTATAAAGAACTTCAGACCCTCCCTTCTTTTGAATGCATTTCTATTCCCGATGGCAGAAACGAGGACGAGCTGTGGGAAATTTTTGAAAAAATAGCCTCTTCCATCCCCGAATACAGCGAGTTGGTGATCGATGTAACCCATGGCTTCCGGAGCCTGCCCATGCTGACACTGGCCGTTGCCGTTTACCTGAAGGTAACCAAAAAGGTGACCATCCGTCATATTTTTTACGGAGCCTATGAGGCAAGGAATACGGAAACCAATATTTCCCCAGTTTTTGAACTCACCCCTTTCCTCGACATCATTACCTGGTCGTTTGCAACCGATTACTTTATAAAAATAGGAAAAGCCGACCAACTCAAACAGATCACCCATGAAATTCAAAATACCTGGTACAGGCAAGAAAAAGATTATAAACCCAAAGGGTTGAAAAACCTTGGAAATAAGCTCGGCGACCTTTCTGATGCCCTTTCGTTGGTGCGAACTTTTAAGGTTCTTGATTTAGCCAGAGAACTGCCCGAAGCAATAGAACAATCGAAAAAGGATGTGGCAAATATCCCGCAGGCAAGACCCCTTGCTTCTTTACTCGATCAGATGGCCGGTACATTCAAAGAGATGATTGTTAGTAAAGAAAACAACGAAGACCTGAAGGCCCAGGCCGCTATTGTTCAGTATTACCTCGATACGGGGCAATACCAGCAGGCCATTACACTGGCAAGAGAATTGCTTGTTTCTGAAGTTTGTCTTCTTCTGAAATTCCACATGATTAATGATAGACAATGTGCCGAAGACATATTGAATGAAAAAAATACAGAGCCTTTACCCTCCGGGTTGACGCCCGATAAGCTCATTTACCTGAATGAACTGAGGGCTTTATGGAAAAACTTCAGTGATCTTCGCAACGATATAAACCATGCCGGTATGCGAGAAAATCCTGCTGCTGCCAACGTACTTATCACAAATACTAAAGAGAATTGCAGTAAGGTTATTCAGAGCATTGATCGCAACAATTAA
- the csm5 gene encoding type III-A CRISPR-associated RAMP protein Csm5: MNYTVEAKIITPVHVGAGQEKKLVKDIDFFYVKGEKKIIIVDLPKIFQTLSENERAAFLSLLSSGQTDKFGNYLLNTRKIKPEDFQIAKIDCSYEPEKEILPLTTIPAGDKRIPYIPGSSLKGAIRSVIITHLYEQHNRNNNNNRKNAPPDEKILLGPIENNLMSLLQVGDFSFEKSRIDKIKTFNLINDKGEYRAGWKHDRRASGPKFASKGFVICCETFPTNSISSGFIRIKNERFDYLSRNRRTPEHFTSFNNINTLQAIFGLINQHTRRYLLAEKNFFEHYDDDESDTGLIIQSIDDLLDYIPEQSNECLLHMGFGSGFHGITGNWKFPDNHYLAPSQGKPPAYKSRKIVFRNLKDKGFHFMPMGFIKLSIK; encoded by the coding sequence ATGAATTATACGGTTGAAGCAAAAATAATAACCCCTGTACACGTCGGTGCAGGACAGGAAAAGAAACTGGTTAAGGACATTGATTTCTTTTATGTAAAAGGTGAAAAGAAGATCATTATTGTTGATCTTCCGAAAATCTTTCAAACGCTCAGCGAAAACGAGCGGGCAGCATTTCTTTCATTGCTTTCTTCGGGTCAGACCGATAAATTTGGCAACTACCTGCTGAATACCCGCAAGATTAAACCTGAGGACTTTCAAATAGCTAAGATTGATTGTTCTTATGAGCCTGAAAAAGAGATTTTGCCCCTTACCACCATTCCTGCCGGAGATAAAAGAATCCCTTATATTCCCGGTTCTTCTCTTAAAGGCGCTATCCGTTCTGTAATCATTACGCATTTGTATGAACAGCATAATAGGAACAATAACAACAATAGAAAAAATGCCCCCCCTGATGAAAAAATTCTGCTCGGCCCTATTGAAAACAACCTGATGTCGTTGCTTCAGGTGGGCGATTTTAGTTTTGAAAAATCACGAATTGATAAAATAAAAACTTTTAATCTAATCAATGACAAAGGAGAATATAGGGCTGGTTGGAAACATGACCGCAGGGCCTCAGGACCTAAATTTGCATCGAAGGGTTTTGTTATTTGTTGCGAAACATTTCCAACAAATTCTATTTCCAGTGGCTTTATCCGCATTAAAAACGAACGTTTCGATTATCTCAGCAGGAATAGAAGGACCCCGGAGCATTTTACCTCTTTTAATAATATAAATACATTGCAGGCCATTTTTGGTTTGATTAATCAGCATACACGCCGTTATCTGCTTGCTGAAAAGAATTTTTTTGAACATTATGATGATGACGAAAGTGATACCGGCTTGATTATTCAATCGATTGATGACCTTTTAGATTATATTCCTGAGCAAAGCAATGAATGCCTGCTTCATATGGGCTTTGGTTCAGGTTTTCACGGAATTACCGGTAACTGGAAGTTTCCTGACAACCACTATTTGGCTCCTTCACAGGGTAAGCCTCCTGCTTATAAATCCCGCAAAATCGTCTTTAGAAATTTAAAGGATAAAGGCTTTCATTTTATGCCAATGGGGTTTATTAAGCTTAGTATTAAATAA